The following are from one region of the Sorghum bicolor cultivar BTx623 chromosome 2, Sorghum_bicolor_NCBIv3, whole genome shotgun sequence genome:
- the LOC8079187 gene encoding uncharacterized protein LOC8079187 translates to MTNNTIPHDHRHHHHRLRPLHQEMDQLQALAVKPQAKRQARRRTHTSRPYQERLLNMAEARREIVTALKIHRASSTRHQQQQQSTYYQQHRQEEPPIAQQLQQQQEDEQQQAQQVAFQDRRSQAAIDEEASSLAHTPSTTMSYAAASFANPLRNPPPAHWIAAGSSYSYCSPPPILRLPCDDLTPPELPLPVPAAAMGGLLVELEHYQAGLEHLVRSLPAQPLGLNLSFQGFGVSVDDGAKDDCEDLFGSLPLTQPSPAASYSYSPPAVETTATAQAYGHGSPVAAALVPVLLDGGEMMAQPSTGGGEMQGAEWSEAAAADVAEWWSKILESGQRAPPNAEDVAATAAGLPAEWRWFCCEDGVGVAAAEQGAVTGGVLATRMHVEDGDYTCCYEGGRCDDGEHVTLPCMDDGIGDDVQGWDGEWFSTSHALD, encoded by the exons ATGACCAATAATACCATACCACAcgatcatcgtcatcatcaccaTCGGCTGCGGCCGCTTCATCAGGAGATGGATCAGCTGCAAGCACTGGCTGTGAAGCCGCAGGCGAAGAGGcaggcgaggaggaggacgcaCACGAGCAGGCCCTACCAGGAGAGGCTGCTCAACATGGCGGAGGCGCGGCGGGAGATCGTCACCGCCCTCAAGATCCACCGGGCCAGCAGCACGAggcatcagcagcagcagcaatccACCTACTACCAGCAGCATCGTCAGGAGGAGCCACCGATTGCGCAGCAGCTCCAGCAACAGCAAGAAgacgagcagcagcaggcgcAGCAAGTGGCGTTTCAGGATCGTCGAAGCCAAGCGGCGATTGACGAAGAAGCATCATCTCTGGCGCATACGCCGTCGACGACGATGAGCTacgccgccgcctccttcgCCAATCCGTTGCGCAACCCTCCACCTGCGCACTGGATTGCTGCCGGTAGTAGCTATAGCTACTGCTCACCGCCACCCATCCTTCGTCTTCCTTGTGATGATCTCACGCCACCTGAACTGCCACTACCCGTACCCGCTGCCGCCATGGGGGGATTATTGGTGGAGCTGGAGCACTACCAAGCCGGCTTGGAGCACTTGGTTCGCAGCCTGCCTGCACAGCCGCTAGGACTGAACCTTAGCTTCCAAGGTTTTGGTGTCTCTGTAGACGACGGTGCCAAAGACGACTGTGAAGATCTCTTTGGCAGCCTTCCATTGACCCAACCATCACCGGCTGCCTCGTACTCGTACTCACCTCCGGCAGTGGAGACGACGGCGACCGCCCAAGCCTATGGTCATGGATCACCAGTAGCAGCGGCGTTGGTCCCGGTGCTTCTGGACGGCGGGGAGATGATGGCGCAGCCATCGACCGGCGGCGGCGAGATGCAGGGCGCGGAGTGGAGCGAGGCGGCGGCCGCGGACGTGGCCGAATGGTGGAGCAAGATCCTCGAGAGCGGGCAACGCGCGCCCCCAAACGCGGAGGAcgtggcggcgacggcggccggTTTGCCGGCAGAGTGGCGGTGGTTTTGTTGTGAAGACGGTGTTGGTGTCGCTGCCGCCGAGCAAGGAGCGGTCACGGGGGGAGTCCTGGCGACGAGGATGCACGTCGAAGACGGCGACTACACCTGCTGCTACGAGGGGGGTCGCTGCGACGACGGCGAACACGTTACCTTGCCGTG cATGGATGATGGCATCGGCGACGACGTTCAAGGGTGGGATGGGGAATGGTTCTCAACTTCTCATGCTCTTGATTAA